In one window of Notolabrus celidotus isolate fNotCel1 chromosome 15, fNotCel1.pri, whole genome shotgun sequence DNA:
- the LOC117826282 gene encoding BTB/POZ domain-containing protein KCTD1 isoform X1 gives MDETDIMDLTHQKARKRPRPISSVDESVHASLKRLPIRAAECREPSSLMFAVRGEPVPAASLKQNDHSVTSSPKPVMPAQDNRSSMSRPMITRSPVSPLSNQGIPTPAQLTKSNAPVHIDVGGHMYTSSLATLTKFPESRIGRLFDGTEPIVLDSLKQHYFIDRDGHMFRYILNFLRTSKLLIPDDFKDYSLLYEEARYFQLQPMLAELERWRQDQELNRVSRPCECLVVRVAPDLGERITLSGDKALIEDVFPEIGDVMCNSVNAGWNHDSTHVIRFPLNGYCHLNSVQVLERLQQRGFEIAGSCGGGVDSSQFSEYVLRRELRRPSQRGPNSNRIKQEQLD, from the exons ATGGACGAAACGGACATCATGGACTTAACGCATCAGAAAGCGAGGAAGCGACCGCGTCCAATCAGTTCCGTGGATGAGTCGGTGCACGCGTCCCTCAAACGGCTCCCGATCCGAGCGGCGGAGTGCAGGGAGCCCTCCTCACTCATGTTCGCAGTCCGAGGAGAGCCGGTGCCCGCTGCGTCTCTCAAGCAGAATGACCACTCGGTGACTTCCTCTCCAAAACCAGTGATGCCGGCGCAG GATAATCGCTCCAGCATGTCCAGGCCCATGATCACACGGTCACCAGTGTCCCCCTTGAGTAACCAGGGCATCCCCACACCTGCACAGCTCACCAAATCCAACGCCCCTGTGCACATTGATGTGGGTGGACACATGTACACCAGCAGTCTGGCCACTTTAACAAAATTCCCAGAATCCCG AATCGGTCGTCTCTTTGATGGCACAGAGCCCATAGTCCTGGACAGCCTGAAGCAGCACTACTTCATTGACAGGGATGGACACATGTTCCGCTACATCCTCAACTTCCTCAGGACGTCCAAGCTCCTCATCCCAGACGACTTCAAA GACTACAGTCTGCTGTACGAGGAGGCGCGGTACTTCCAGCTGCAGCCCATGCTGGCCGAGCTGGAGCGCTGGCGTCAGGACCAGGAGCTGAACCGGGTGTCTCGCCCATGCGAATGTTTGGTGGTGCGCGTCGCTCCTGACCTGGGTGAGAGGATCACGCTCAGCGGAGACAAGGCCCTGATCGAAGACGTGTTTCCGGAAATCGGCGATGTCATGTGCAACTCTGTCAACGCTGGCTGGAACCATGACTCCACACACGTCATCCGCTTCCCCCTGAATGGGTACTGCCACCTCAACTCTGTGCAG GTTCTAGAGCGTCTCCAACAACGTGGTTTCGAGATTGCCGGCTCCTGCGGCGGAGGCGTGGACTCATCCCAATTCAGCGAGTACGTCCTGAGGAGGGAACTGAGGAGGCCGAGTCAGCGAGGACCCAATTCAAACAGGATAAAGCAGGAGCAGCTGGACTAG
- the LOC117826282 gene encoding BTB/POZ domain-containing protein KCTD1 isoform X2 produces MYQDNRSSMSRPMITRSPVSPLSNQGIPTPAQLTKSNAPVHIDVGGHMYTSSLATLTKFPESRIGRLFDGTEPIVLDSLKQHYFIDRDGHMFRYILNFLRTSKLLIPDDFKDYSLLYEEARYFQLQPMLAELERWRQDQELNRVSRPCECLVVRVAPDLGERITLSGDKALIEDVFPEIGDVMCNSVNAGWNHDSTHVIRFPLNGYCHLNSVQVLERLQQRGFEIAGSCGGGVDSSQFSEYVLRRELRRPSQRGPNSNRIKQEQLD; encoded by the exons ATGTATCAG GATAATCGCTCCAGCATGTCCAGGCCCATGATCACACGGTCACCAGTGTCCCCCTTGAGTAACCAGGGCATCCCCACACCTGCACAGCTCACCAAATCCAACGCCCCTGTGCACATTGATGTGGGTGGACACATGTACACCAGCAGTCTGGCCACTTTAACAAAATTCCCAGAATCCCG AATCGGTCGTCTCTTTGATGGCACAGAGCCCATAGTCCTGGACAGCCTGAAGCAGCACTACTTCATTGACAGGGATGGACACATGTTCCGCTACATCCTCAACTTCCTCAGGACGTCCAAGCTCCTCATCCCAGACGACTTCAAA GACTACAGTCTGCTGTACGAGGAGGCGCGGTACTTCCAGCTGCAGCCCATGCTGGCCGAGCTGGAGCGCTGGCGTCAGGACCAGGAGCTGAACCGGGTGTCTCGCCCATGCGAATGTTTGGTGGTGCGCGTCGCTCCTGACCTGGGTGAGAGGATCACGCTCAGCGGAGACAAGGCCCTGATCGAAGACGTGTTTCCGGAAATCGGCGATGTCATGTGCAACTCTGTCAACGCTGGCTGGAACCATGACTCCACACACGTCATCCGCTTCCCCCTGAATGGGTACTGCCACCTCAACTCTGTGCAG GTTCTAGAGCGTCTCCAACAACGTGGTTTCGAGATTGCCGGCTCCTGCGGCGGAGGCGTGGACTCATCCCAATTCAGCGAGTACGTCCTGAGGAGGGAACTGAGGAGGCCGAGTCAGCGAGGACCCAATTCAAACAGGATAAAGCAGGAGCAGCTGGACTAG